From the Danio aesculapii chromosome 9, fDanAes4.1, whole genome shotgun sequence genome, one window contains:
- the obsl1b gene encoding obscurin-like protein 1 isoform X15 → MDVFGGAPRFLAYPRPVVVQSGTDAVLKCQIGGDPRPAVIWERNNEKIHPEGRYRVFEDGNVYNLIITSVTMEDSGQYICKAKNCIGETYAAATLKVEGEAQEMEVREENKPRFLIKPLSTRVGRGEDAMFSCKLWGNPRPEVMWEKDGKKLNEIFESTHFTISYQDGGWFQLKIFKTRAPDGGVYTCKARNEFGESLAGAVLLVDAGPGHEDEGNRNGYTNGHWKAHQGKQRSGRQVATKLKNDPLPNSAKVKMFAVTEGKHAKFRCYVTGKPKPEILWRKDGKLILSGRRYLLYEDREGYFTLKVLYCKQQDNGVYVCSASNTAGQTLSAVHLIVKEPPVRFKQPLNDLQVWERDLAVLECEVPEDSVPITWYLEDRRLQPGAKYGMEEWGTKRRLTIRDIGVDDDGIYLCEMADGGRSIAEVAVKGTIVRKLPRKVDVLEGENAAFCVEVEEEEMDIHWYKDGTELRETHQTILKSFGRTHILVFVNTTPQDSGLVMFYVGRSKTSSQLRVKAARHCPPSCPIGVQINTERANAALLSWFPAQDSRKNPPSGYIIERQEVGSQEWLQCLTTDSATSVEILGDSVPCEADYRFRICSVNKYGRSGNVEFPRAVHLVPVARIQAPLQDALVPEGQDACFTIELSASVIGTWFLNGNQLQDDERFSIRRSRTHQSLRIRGVRDTDNGAEITFIAYGIRDSAALYIQAPLVKFTPLSEMDRNKFVEVGNPIVLYCELSDPEAPVRWYKNGVELQSMEGLHIQSEGTMRRIVIQSAEFSHSGVYSCDAIDDVIRFNVEVEAPPVRFSVIPEGKRNKSIEVGSTIALQCELSDPVAKVSWYKDGVKLLPQSGLDFKSVGTKRELVVQSAEFYHSGVYSCKTRGDAVHFSVDVKAPPVRFSAAPEVKRRKCIEAGCPIILQCEISDSAAQVQWYKDGDQLLVESGVDINSDDCMRTLSIQSAHPSHAGVYSCTTKDDVIEFHVEIRAAPVRFSAVPESGKNICTEAGGHFELCCKVSDPMVHVSWFHNDTQLQPETGLDVQSEGEARTLVVNPAEPRHSGLYRCETSDDSVQFTVDIKASRTNFTSICGKDESLPIDADRSSVLLTENSDYTTQEKPLTGQMVEKTTTFNKPTTKKEIIHSSEMCSEGTYQTVTKDVFLACQQEVKAPPVMFSNIDEAQRNKCIESGRPFKLQCEVSDPDAQVWWYKDGNEVLSQDGMVIGSEEGIRTLSVQAAELCHNGTYRCQMNDDAITFHVEIKAPSLKFIPISEVEKNKSTEVDSPIVLKCELSDATSEVLWCKDGRELAPNPELNFQKDENKRKITVESAKLSDTGNYTCHVQGDTVSFKVDDQAHPVRFSALPEIARNKFIEAGCPIILQCEISDPTAQVTWLKDGVELQQHSGLDIQSEGTMRKLIIHSAELKHSGMYSCEAVDDLIAFKVDVAAPPVMFSAVPEIEKNKCIEAGGPIILQCEISYPTALVQWYKDGLRLLPQSGVYIQSQHTMRTLVIQSANVSHSGFYSCNSADDISEFFVEVKAPPVTFANIPEDDLHRNIVEQDNILLRCQVSRSDATAQWYKDGVELKSSNHVLIEVENDIRRLIILSAQLSDSGTYTCRAGDSALVFKVNVREPPVMIVYPKEDVHLDRHVPEEIVLSCELSRPNGKVTWFKDGQKLQESENIKLKTEGPYRRLKILHSGIEDSGEYVCDTADDSIFFNLNIKEPPVRIVSPSQSQMELCQQTSERMVLSCEISRPNATVRWYRDGLEVEESDSLILEVDGVYRRLIIPKPTVKDSAEYVCDTTDDSVTFFVNIAEPPVRFIRPRKMVYGVEKLVGEIVVLECEVCRPNAEVSWKKDGDEIEENSNVTITEDGTNRQLTIHSAAFEDAGQYVCDARDDVMDFLVKIKDPPLKILRKADIETKCQFMVSDAIVLKCEISRANGVVNWLKDNEKIDGNEHFTCEEQGAFRSLIVLNAEMRDSGEYICDAQDDKVVFSVTVEEAPVSIVGNTQKPKHCILMTGDELTIECEVSRINAIVQWYCNGCLLKQDSRTHIESSDTMRKLVISGLQTSDSGEYLCDAIDDKMTTMLTVQDLPFKFIKKDEKTNILAYEEDSLTLRATVNRANAPIKWQRGRDSIRGDRFHTTSDGNTHYLTINPLKRGDSGEYTCHLGTDEMHFNVHIKEMRVKFSKPLENTAGLKGSNVVLKCELYKSKGDVQWLKDSQEIAANRHFTIRAEGRVRSLTIHNITEDDAGEYACESKDERTSATVTVNIPRIVEFIAELHNMTVMEGEDATFKCVVSPEDAKLSWYKNGQLISSNEKFNISSNGLCHMLHIKNCQVSDSCTLTAEAEGVISRALLQVQEAQVLFTKSMDPVVAEEFGEATLEVEVSTQTAEVQWMRQGVVIHPGSKFTLKQSGRKRSLTVHKLTLSDRGTYSCETLHDRTQAKLSVEPRKIKIRKGLIDIQTIERETASFEVELSHSNVEGVWQKDGHALKTNNRLRMTAQGRVHSLTISSLTLDDTGTYIFSVDNVRSLARLDVKEIPVSILKKLDDIRQPEGSGVTLECELSRHNIDIKWTKNEVQLKPGKNHRIYSMGRKCFLQILKCELGDSGLYVCDAGDATTSCSVDIYERELEILQSLEDLDIQEDQNAVFMCEVSLDDVPGEWFKNGEKIKPTSTIKIRQEANKHFLLICNVKEDDSGEIKFLAKNVESTAYLEVEALPANIVKPLQDKTVLEKTRAIMDCTLTNPRCSIRWYKGPNVILPSEHFEICSEGCYRKLVIQQVLLEDEGTYSVQVGNYTSSARLTVEAQSILMVRELQDVNVTAPADACFECEISLPVAKAPTWTLNGETLYPSPKVVLEKMGTVHRLTFKQTSEELSGTVCFITGRTKSTAQLCVRRNN, encoded by the exons ATGGATGTGTTTGGTGGAGCACCACGGTTCCTGGCATACCCTCGGCCTGTGGTTGTACAGAGTGGCACAGATGCGGTTCTGAAATGTCAGATCGGCGGAGATCCCAGACCTGCCGTTATATGGGAAAGAAACAATGAGAAGATTCATCCAGAGGGCAGATACCGGGTGTTTGAGGATGGAAATGTCTACAATCTTATAATAACTTCAGTGACAATGGAGGACAGTGGGCAATACATCTGCAAGGCAAAGAACTGCATTGGAGAGACTTATGCAGCAGCCACTTTAAAAGTAGAAGGTGAAGCACAGGAGATGGAAGTTCGGGAGGAAAACAAGCCACGCTTCCTCATCAAGCCCCTCTCAACTAGGGTTGGACGAGGAGAAGATGCCATGTTCTCCTGTAAGCTGTGGGGAAACCCTAGACCAGAAGTAATGTGGGAGAAGGATGGCAAGAAGTTGAATGAGATCTTCGAGAGCACACATTTCACCATCAGCTATCAGGATGGAGGGTGGTTCCAGCTGAAAATTTTCAAGACAAGAGCACCAGATGGAGGGGTGTATACGTGTAAGGCTAGGAATGAATTTGGAGAGAGTCTGGCAGGGGCTGTGCTGTTAGTGGATGCTGGACCAGGACATGAAGATGAAGGCAACCGTAATGGATACACTAACGGCCACTGGAAAGCACATCAGGGAAAACAAAGAAGTGGTAGACAAGTTGCGACAAAGCTGAAAAATGACCCATTACCAAACTCAGCCAAAGTGAAAATGTTTGCAGTGACAGAGGGGAAACATGCAAAGTTTCGGTGCTATGTAACAGGGAAGCCAAAACCAGAAATATTATGGAGGAAAGATGGGAAACTTATCTTGTCTGGACGACGGTACCTATTGTATGAAGACAGAGAAGGTTACTTCACACTTAAAGTTCTCTACTGCAAACAACAGGACAATGGAGTTTATGTCTGTTCTGCTTCAAACACTGCAGGACAAACCCTGAGTGCTGTACACCTCATCGTCAAAG AGCCACCTGTTCGATTTAAGCAACCATTAAATGACTTGCAAGTATGGGAAAGAGACTTGGCTGTTCTTGAGTGTGAAGTTCCTGAGGACTCTGTTCCAATCACATGGTACTTAGAAGACAGACGACTGCAGCCTGGAGCCAAATATGGGATGGAAGAGTGGGGGACAAAGCGTCGACTCACAATTCGTGATATTGGAGTTGATGATGATGGGATTTATCTCTGCGAGATGGCTGATGGAGGCAGAAGTATTGCTGAGGTAGCAgtcaaag GAACAATTGTACGAAAGCTGCCACGAAAAGTTGATGTCTTGGAGGGTGAAAATGCAGCATTCTGCGTGGAGGTAGAGGAGGAAGAAATGGACATTCATTGGTACAAAGATGGAACAGAGCTAAGAGAGACACACCAGACCATTCTCAAATCTTTTGGAAGGACCCACATTTTGGTCTTTGTAAATACCACACCACAGGACTCCGGTTTGGTCATGTTCTACGTTGGTAGATCAAAAACATCATCTCAGCTACGggttaaag CGGCAAGGCACTGTCCACCAAGCTGTCCCATAGGGGTACAAATAAACACAGAAAGAGCAAATGCAGCTCTTCTTTCCTGGTTTCCAGCACAAGACTCTCGAAAGAATCCACCTTCAGGATATATTATTGAAAGACAAGAGGTTGGTTCACAAGAGTGGCTGCAATGTTTGACCACAGACTCTGCAACCTCTGTGGAGATTCTTGGTGACAGTGTTCCATGCGAGGCAGATTACAGATTTCGGATATGCAGTGTCAACAAATATGGAAGAAGTGGAAATGTAGAGTTCCCTCGAGCAGTTCACCTTG TTCCAGTTGCAAGAATCCAGGCACCTTTACAAGATGCTTTAGTGCCAGAGGGCCAGGATGCCTGCTTTACCATTGAGCTCTCTGCCTCGGTTATAGGCACTTGGTTCCTAAATGGAAATCAGCTTCAAGACGATGAACGTTTCTCCATAAGGCGTTCACGTACGCACCAGTCCCTACGCATCCGGGGGGTACGAGACACAGATAATGGAGCAGAGATCACTTTCATTGCTTATGGAATTCGCGATTCTGCTGCTCTGTATATACAAG CTCCACTTGTAAAGTTCACTCCACTTTCTGAAATGGATCGAAACAAATTTGTAGAGGTTGGCAACCCTATAGTGCTCTACTGTGAGTTGTCAGACCCTGAGGCTCCAGTTCGTTGGTACAAGAATGGTGTTGAACTTCAATCAATGGAAGGTCTGCATATCCAATCAGAAGGAACGATGAGAAGGATTGTCATCCAGTCAGCTGAATTCTCCCACTCCGGAGTTTATAGCTGTGATGCTATCGATGACGTCATCAGGTTTAATGTGGAGGTTGAGG CCCCACCAGTGAGGTTTTCAGTTATTCCGGAGGGCAAGAGGAACAAGTCAATAGAAGTAGGTTCAACGATAGCACTGCAATGTGAGCTCTCAGACCCGGTTGCCAAGGTCTCCTGGTATAAAGATGGTGTGAAACTTCTACCACAAAGTGGACTAGACTTCAAATCTGTGGGCACAAAGAGGGAACTTGTTGTCCAGTCAGCTGAATTTTACCACTCAGGAGTGTACAGCTGCAAGACAAGGGGTGATGCTGTTCACTTCAGTGTGGATGTTAAAG CCCCACCTGTGAGGTTCTCAGCTGCCCCTGAGGTTAAGCGGAGAAAGTGCATTGAAGCAGGCTGCCCCATTATTCTGCAGTGTGAGATTTCAGACTCTGCTGCACAAGTCCAGTGGTATAAAGATGGGGATCAGCTTCTTGTAGAATCTGGAGTAGACATCAATTCAGATGACTGCATGAGAACTCTCAGTATTCAGTCAGCACACCCATCTCACGCCGGTGTGTACAGCTGCACAACAAAGGATGATGTCATCGAGTTTCATGTGGAGATAAGAG CTGCACCGGTGAGGTTCTCAGCTGTACCGGAATCTGGGAAGAATATATGCACCGAAGCTGGTGGCCACTTTGAACTCTGCTGTAAGGTATCAGACCCGATGGTCCACGTCAGCTGGTTCCACAATGATACACAGCTTCAGCCGGAGACTGGTTTGGATGTTCAGTCAGAAGGAGAAGCAAGGACTCTGGTAGTCAATCCAGCTGAGCCCAGACATTCTGGATTGTACCGCTGTGAAACATCAGATGACTCTGTCCAGTTCACTGTGGATATCAAAG CTTCAAGGACAAATTTTACATCAATTTGTGGAAAGGATGAGAGCTTGCCTATTGATGCAGACCGTTCCAGTGTACTCCTAACTGAGAACTCAGACTACACTACCCAAGAAAAACCTTTAACAGGCCAAATGGTGGAGAAAACCACAACTTTCAATAAACCTACAACAAAGAAAGAGATAATCCATTCATCAGAGATGTGTTCGGAAGGAACATATCAGACTGTTACCAAGGACGTATTTCTTGCATGTCAACAAGAagtgaaag CTCCACCAGTGATGTTCTCCAATATCGATGAGGCTCAACGGAATAAATGCATTGAGTCAGGACGACCCTTTAAACTGCAATGTGAAGTCTCAGACCCTGATGCGCAAGTCTGGTGGTACAAAGATGGAAATGAGGTGCTTTCTCAAGATGGTATGGTCATTGGGTCTGAGGAAGGGATAAGAACACTCTCTGTGCAAGCTGCTGAATTATGTCACAACGGAACATACAGATGCCAGATGAATGATGATGCCATCACATTCCATGTGGAAATCAAAg CTCCATCACTGAAGTTCATTCCAATTTCAGAAGTGGAGAAGAACAAGTCCACCGAAGTAGACTCACCAATTGTTCTGAAATGTGAGCTATCAGATGCAACCTCTGAGGTGCTCTGGTGCAAAGATGGTAGAGAGCTGGCCCCAAACCCTGAGCTCAATTTCCAAAAAGATGAAAATAAACGGAAAATAACTGTTGAATCAGCAAAACTGTCTGATACTGGGAACTACACCTGTCATGTTCAAGGTGATACCGTATCATTCAAGGTGGATGATCAAG CTCACCCTGTTAGGTTCTCAGCACTCCCAGAAATTGCAAGGAACAAGTTTATTGAAGCAGGCTGTCCAATTATACTTCAATGTGAAATCTCAGACCCTACTGCCCAAGTTACCTGGCTCAAAGATGGAGTCGAACTCCAACAACACAGTGGACTTGACATCCAATCAGAGGGCACTATGAGGAAATTGATCATCCATTCAGCTGAGCTCAAACACTCAGGCATGTACAGCTGTGAGGCTGTGGATGATCTCATAGCATTCAAGGTGGATGTTGCAG CTCCACCAGTGATGTTCTCAGCTGTTCCTGAAATTGAGAAGAACAAGTGCATTGAAGCAGGCGGGCCAATCATTCTCCAATGTGAGATATCTTATCCAACAGCCCTGGTCCAATGGTACAAGGATGGATTACGGCTTCTACCTCAATCTGGGGTTTACATCCAATCACAGCACACGATGAGGACACTGGTTATCCAATCGGCAAATGTATCCCACTCTGGGTTTTACAGTTGTAATTCTGCTGATGATATCAGCGAATTTTTTGTGGAAGTTAAAG CACCTCCTGTGACATTTGCCAACATACCAGAAGATGATCTGCACAGAAATATTGTGGAACAAGACAATATACTCCTTCGCTGTCAAGTGTCTAGGTCAGATGCTACTGCACAATGGTATAAGGATGGAGTAGAGCTTAAGTCTAGTAACCACGTCCTCATTGAGGTGGAAAACGACATTCGAAGGCTAATTATCCTCTCAGCTCAGCTCTCAGATTCTGGGACATATACCTGTCGTGCTGGAGATAGCGCTTTAGTATTTAAAGTTAACGTAAGAG AACCTCCAGTTATGATTGTATATCCCAAGGAAGATGTCCACCTTGATCGCCATGTTCCTGAAGAAATTGTTCTCAGCTGTGAACTTTCACGGCCAAACGGAAAGGTGACATGGTTCAAGGATGGACAGAAACTACAGGAGAGTGAAAACATCAAGCTAAAGACAGAAGGTCCATATAGACGGCTAAAAATTCTGCACAGTGGTATTGAGGACTCTGGAGAATATGTCTGTGACACAGCTGATGATTCTATATTTTTCAATCTAAACATAAAAG AGCCACCGGTACGTATAGTTTCTCCAAGTCAGTCTCAAATGGAACTTTGCCAGCAGACCTCTGAAAGGATGGTCCTGAGCTGTGAAATCTCTAGACCTAATGCCACGGTACGCTGGTATCGAGATGGTCTTGAAGTAGAGGAGAGTGACAGCCTAATTCTGGAAGTTGATGGTGTCTATAGGAGACTTATTATCCCAAAACCTACTGTCAAGGACTCTGCAGAATATGTATGTGACACCACTGATGACTCAGTGACATTCTTTGTAAATATTGCAG AGCCACCAGTCAGATTTATTCGTCCAAGGAAAATGGTCTATGGAGTAGAGAAACTTGTTGGTGAGATTGTGGTCCTTGAGTGTGAAGTGTGTCGACCAAATGCTGAAGTTAGCTGGAAGAAGGATGGAGATGAGATTGAGGAGAATAGCAACGTAACTATAACAGAGGATGGCACAAATCGTCAGTTAACAATTCACTCCGCAGCTTTTGAGGATGCAGGGCAATATGTCTGTGATGCCAGAGATGATGTCATGGATTTTCTAGTAAAAATCAAAG ATCCACCACTGAAAATTCTGCGAAAAGCTGACATAGAAACAAAATGCCAGTTTATGGTATCTGATGCCATTGTGTTAAAATGTGAAATCTCAAGAGCAAATGGTGTGGTCAATTGGCTAAAAGACAATGAGAAGATTGACGGAAATGAGCATTTCACCTGTGAAGAACAAGGGGCATTCAGATCTCTGATTGTCCTTAATGCTGAGATGAGAGACTCCGGGGAGTACATTTGTGATGCGCAAGATGACAAAGTTGTCTTCAGTGTTACTGTAGAAG AGGCTCCAGTGTCCATTGTTGGAAATACACAGAAGCCAAAACACTGCATATTAATGACAGGAGATGAGCTCACCATTGAGTGTGAGGTGTCTCGAATAAATGCTATAGTCCAGTGGTACTGCAATGGATGTTTACTAAAACAGGACTCACGCACACACATTGAAAGCAGTGACACAATGAGGAAGCTTGTGATATCAGGACTTCAGACATCTGACTCTGGGGAGTATCTCTGTGATGCCATTGATGACAAAATGACAACCATGCTAACAGTTCAAG ACCTTCCCTTCAAATTCatcaaaaaagatgaaaaaacaaacattttagctTATGAAGAAGACAGTTTGACACTACGTGCCACAGTCAACAGAGCCAACGCCCCAATTAAATGGCAGAGAGGTCGTGATTCAATCAGAGGTGATCGGTTCCACACAACAAGTGATGGAAACACCCACTACCTTACCATTAACCCACTCAAGAGAGGGGATAGTGGTGAGTATACATGTCACTTGGGAACTGACGAGATGCACTTCAATGTCCACATCAAAG AAATGAGGGTGAAATTCTCCAAGCCACTGGAAAACACAGCGGGACTCAAAGGTAGCAATGTGGTTTTAAAATGTGAACTGTACAAGTCAAAAGGAGATGTTCAGTGGCTCAAAGATAGCCAAGAGATTGCAGCAAACAGACATTTTACAATCAGAGCTGAGGGTCGAGTGAGAAGTTTAACAATACATAACATCACAGAAGATGATGCAGGAGAATATGCTTGTGAATCCAAAGATGAAAGGACATCAGCTACTGTAACAGTCAATA TACCTCGCATTGTGGAGTTTATTGCAGAGCTACACAACATGACTGTAATGGAAGGAGAAGATGCAACATTTAAGTGTGTGGTGTCTCCAGAGGATGCAAAGCTATCCTGGTATAAGAATGGCCAGCTCATTTCATCAAATGAGAAGTTCAACATCTCCAGCAATGGATTATGCCATATGCTGCATATCAAAAACTGTCAAGTCTCAGATAGCTGCACATTGACAGCTGAGGCTGAAGGTGTGATTTCCAGAGCTCTCCTTCAGGTCCAAG AGGCACAGGTGCTGTTCACAAAGAGCATGGACCCAGTGGTTGCAGAGGAGTTTGGAGAGGCAACACTTGAGGTGGAGGTCAGCACACAGACTGCAGAGGTCCAGTGGATGAGACAAGGAGTGGTTATTCATCCAGGATCCAAATTCACCTTGAAGCAGAGTGGTCGAAAACGTTCTCTCACAGTTCACAAACTAACCCTTTCAGACCGAGGAACATACAGCTGTGAAACACTTCACGATCGCACACAAGCCAAGCTTAGTGTGGAAC CACGAAAAATCAAGATTCGGAAAGGTCTTATTGACATCCAGACTATCGAACGAGAGACAGCTTCCTTTGAGGTGGAACTGTCACACAGCAATGTTGAGGGAGTATGGCAAAAGGATGGGCATGCCCTCAAAACCAACAACCGGTTACGCATGACTGCACAAGGACGGGTACACAGTCTTACCATCTCCAGCCTGACCTTGGATGACACTGGCACCTATATATTCTCTGTTGATAACGTCAGATCATTAGCAAGATTGGATGTTAAAG AAATCCCAGTTTCAATCCTGAAAAAGCTTGATGATATCAGACAACCAGAGGGATCTGGGGTAACCCTTGAATGCGAGTTATCACGCCACAACATAGACATTAAATGGACAAAG AATGAAGTTCAGCTTAAACCAGGTAAAAACCATCGTATTTACTCAATGGGAAGAAAGTGCTTTCTTCAAATACTGAAGTGTGAGTTGGGAGACTCTGGATTATATGTGTGTGATGCTGGGGATGCCACAACATCATGTTCGGTGGATATCTATG agagagagcTTGAGATACTGCAAAGCTTAGAGGATCTGGACATTCAAGAAGACCAGAATGCGGTGTTCATGTGTGAAGTGTCTCTGGACGATGTGCCTGGAGAATGGTTTAAGAATGGAGAAAAGATAAAACCGACCAGCACAATTAAGATTCGTCAGGAAG CGAATAAGCACTTCCTCCTTATATGCAATGTTAAAGAAGACGATTCAGGAGAGATCAAGTTTTTAGCCAAGAATGTGGAGTCTACAGCTTACCTTGAGGTGGAAG CATTACCAGCAAACATTGTGAAACCACTGCAGGATAAAACTGTTCTGGAGAAAACCCGTGCCATAATGGACTGCACACTAACAAATCCCCGCTGCAGCATTCGCTGGTATAAGGGACCTAATGTCATCCTGCCCTCAGAGCACTTTGAGATCTGCAGTGAAGGGTGCTATCGAAAACTTGTGATCCAGCAGGTGCTGCTGGAGGATGAGGGCACCTATAGTGTTCAAGTAGGAAACTACACATCTTCAGCAAGACTAACTGTTGAAG